Proteins encoded by one window of Bacteroidota bacterium:
- a CDS encoding iron-sulfur cluster-binding protein encodes MPTQFDEFIESSEVKSFDREHRRKLLFNIHQYDKKVEEGKHQFSNLELAKTRASALKTKVIENLDKYLIEFESNFIKRGGKVIWAQDAEEAMKEIVQIMKKHNTKTVVKSKSMTTEEIHFNEAAAKEGIESLETDLGEYIVQLRNEPPYHIVTPAMHLSKEDVAKTFNEKQGTPIDWTPPEIVAHVRKLLREKYTKAEVGVSGGNFLIADVGAVAVTENEGNAMLSMAYPKVHIAIVGIEKIIPSLTDLDLFWPLLSTYGTGQKVTVYNSILAGPKQEGETDGPQEMYVVLLDNGRTNLLAEPEQRRALNCIRCGACLNGCPIYKSVGGHSYASTYSGPIGSVITPHYKGMQEFKHLSYASSLCGKCTEVCPVKIDLHKLLLFNRRDSVKNGFSTKVENGTWYFWKKAMLKRSTMEKGGAKVKNFMLRQFFKKQWGDRRELPVVAAKSFNQLWKERNRI; translated from the coding sequence ATGCCAACACAGTTTGATGAATTTATTGAATCTTCCGAAGTAAAATCGTTTGATAGAGAACACAGACGAAAATTGTTATTTAATATTCATCAATACGATAAAAAGGTTGAAGAAGGAAAACATCAGTTTTCTAATTTAGAATTGGCAAAAACAAGAGCTTCGGCATTAAAGACAAAAGTAATTGAGAATCTTGATAAATATTTAATAGAATTCGAGTCTAATTTTATTAAGCGAGGAGGAAAGGTTATTTGGGCGCAAGATGCAGAAGAAGCTATGAAAGAGATTGTGCAAATAATGAAAAAGCACAATACAAAAACTGTTGTTAAGTCGAAGTCGATGACAACAGAAGAAATTCATTTTAACGAAGCTGCTGCTAAAGAAGGCATAGAAAGCCTTGAGACGGATTTAGGAGAATACATTGTACAATTACGCAACGAACCACCTTATCACATTGTTACACCCGCCATGCATCTTTCTAAGGAGGATGTAGCAAAAACATTTAACGAGAAGCAGGGAACACCAATAGATTGGACACCTCCTGAAATTGTAGCGCATGTTAGAAAATTATTGCGCGAAAAATATACAAAAGCAGAGGTTGGTGTAAGCGGTGGTAATTTTTTAATTGCGGATGTTGGTGCTGTTGCGGTAACCGAAAACGAAGGAAACGCAATGCTTTCGATGGCATACCCAAAAGTACACATTGCTATTGTTGGTATCGAAAAAATAATTCCATCACTTACCGATTTAGATTTATTTTGGCCACTATTATCTACTTATGGAACCGGTCAGAAAGTTACAGTGTACAATTCTATATTAGCCGGACCAAAACAAGAAGGAGAAACCGATGGACCTCAAGAAATGTATGTGGTGTTGCTTGATAATGGAAGAACAAATTTATTAGCAGAACCGGAACAACGCAGAGCGCTTAATTGTATTCGTTGTGGAGCTTGTTTAAACGGATGTCCTATTTATAAGAGCGTTGGGGGCCATTCTTATGCTTCAACATACAGTGGACCCATTGGTTCGGTTATAACGCCTCACTATAAAGGAATGCAAGAGTTTAAGCATTTAAGTTATGCGTCATCGTTATGTGGAAAATGTACAGAAGTCTGTCCCGTAAAAATTGATTTACATAAGCTGCTATTGTTTAATCGTAGAGACTCCGTTAAAAATGGCTTTTCGACCAAAGTAGAAAACGGTACTTGGTATTTTTGGAAGAAAGCCATGTTAAAGCGAAGTACCATGGAAAAAGGTGGAGCCAAAGTCAAAAATTTTATGCTCCGTCAATTCTTTAAAAAACAATGGGGTGATAGACGGGAATTGCCTGTTGTTGCGGCAAAATCATTCAATCAATTGTGGAAAGAAAGAAATAGAATTTAA